A genomic segment from Janthinobacterium sp. 64 encodes:
- a CDS encoding DUF1439 domain-containing protein — MTFPLLKTAAIAAFACTMLAACSTLIGPRDVNVSLSKMQQGLERRFPIDKRVLSVLDVKLTRPQLSLQPERERVALSVDASVLPPFIRQSWRGSLAMSGRLVLDARRNAVYLSEASVDKVSIDGMDEAQQRQFAKVASLVADQLMHETPIYTFKPDELRYAGVQFVPTQIRTTGNGLTVTFEPVK; from the coding sequence ATGACCTTTCCCTTGCTGAAAACCGCCGCCATCGCCGCTTTTGCCTGCACCATGCTGGCCGCGTGTTCCACCCTGATCGGCCCGCGCGACGTGAATGTGTCGCTGAGCAAGATGCAGCAAGGCCTGGAACGCCGCTTTCCCATCGACAAGCGCGTGCTGTCCGTGCTGGACGTCAAGCTGACCCGCCCGCAGTTGTCGCTGCAGCCCGAGCGCGAACGGGTCGCCTTGAGCGTGGACGCCAGCGTCTTGCCGCCGTTCATACGCCAGAGCTGGCGCGGCAGCCTCGCCATGTCGGGCCGCCTCGTGCTCGACGCCCGGCGCAATGCCGTCTACCTGAGCGAGGCGAGCGTCGACAAGGTCAGCATCGACGGCATGGATGAAGCCCAGCAGCGCCAGTTCGCCAAGGTGGCTAGCCTGGTGGCCGACCAGCTCATGCATGAAACGCCGATCTACACCTTCAAGCCCGACGAATTGCGCTATGCGGGCGTGCAATTCGTGCCGACGCAGATCAGGACCACGGGCAATGGATTGACGGTGACGTTCGAGCCGGTGAAGTAG